One window of the Torulaspora delbrueckii CBS 1146 chromosome 6, complete genome genome contains the following:
- the MCM4 gene encoding MCM DNA helicase complex subunit MCM4 (similar to Saccharomyces cerevisiae CDC54 (YPR019W); ancestral locus Anc_8.122), with amino-acid sequence MSDQPSSPVRGNFDSSSSPAPVPDSNPPQASSPALFYNTSSSQPDTYERDSASQHRRTVQAAPESSPFFYPSSQHERSDGLGSQARDRRAGQSTTPGRNLGSDLRSDRAGPMSSSSFGGRSSNHTYMRRNDIHASDLSSPRRIVDFDSRSGLPTSSSSALPSEATEPLRIIWGTNVSIQECANDFRSFLMSFKYKYRKILDEREVFVNTTTDEELYYIKQMNEMRELGSSNLNLDARNLLAYKQTEGLYYQLLNYPQEVISIMDQTIKDCMVSLVVDNQLEYDLDDIETRFYKVRPYNVETVRGMRELNPNDLDKLISLKGLVLRSTPVIPDMKVAFFKCNVCDHTMAVEIDRGVIQEPARCERVDCNEPNSMSLVHNRCSFADKQVIKLQETPDLVPDGQTPHSVSLCVYDELVDSCRAGDRIEVTGTFRSVPIRANPRQRVLKSLYKTYVDVVHVKKVSNKRLDVDTSTVEQELMQNKLNHTDIQEVRRITEQDITKIKEVAMRDDLYELLARSIAPSIYELDDVKKGILLQLFGGANKKFTKGGRYRGDINILLCGDPATSKSQILQYVHKIAPRGVYTSGKGSSAVGLTAYITRDVDTKQLVLESGALVLSDGGVCCIDEFDKMSDSTRSVLHEVMEQQTISIAKAGIITTLNARASILASANPIGSRYNPNLPVTENIDLPPPLLSRFDLVYLVLDKVDEKTDRELAKHLTSLYIQDKPQHVATDDVLAVEFLTTYINYAKDNIHPVITEGAKTELVRAYVGMRKIGDDSRSDEKRITATTRQLESMIRLAEAHAKMRLSQEVKVEDVQEAVRLIRSAIKDYATDPKTGKIDMNLVQTGKSVIQRKLEEDLVREVLRILSDHTSDSMSFNELIKQINEHSQDRVDSSDISDALSRLQQEDKVIVLGEGVRRSIRLNSRV; translated from the coding sequence ATGTCTGATCAACCAAGCTCTCCAGTTAGAGGGAACTTTGATTCTAGTTCTTCGCCTGCTCCTGTTCCAGATTCCAATCCTCCGCAAGCATCGTCACCAGCGCTATTCTATAATACTTCGTCGTCTCAGCCAGATACATACGAGCGAGATAGTGCCTCACAACATCGCAGGACAGTCCAGGCAGCACCAGAATCTTCACCTTTCTTCTATCCCTCATCTCAGCATGAAAGGTCCGACGGATTGGGCTCTCAGGCAAGAGATCGAAGAGCAGGTCAATCGACGACACCAGGAAGGAACTTGGGCTCCGATCTGAGGAGTGACAGAGCTGGTCCCATGTCCTCTTCGTCTTTTGGAGGCCGCTCTTCGAACCACACTTACATGAGAAGGAATGATATCCATGCTTCAGACCTATCTTCGCCTCGCAGAATAGTCGATTTTGATTCTCGTTCCGGACTTCCCACATCCTCCTCGTCTGCTTTGCCCTCTGAGGCGACCGAACCGCTAAGGATCATTTGGGGTACTAACGTTAGTATCCAAGAATGTGCAAATGATTTCCGAAGCTTTTTGATGTCCTTCAAGTACAAATATCGTAAGATCCTGGATGAAAGAGAGGTCTTTGTGAACACCACTACCGACGAGGAATTGTACTATATCAAGCAAATGAATGAAATGCGTGAGCTTGGCAGttcgaatttgaatttAGACGCTAGGAATCTCTTAGCATACAAGCAGACAGAGGGTCTATACTACCAGCTCCTGAATTATCCACAGGAAGTCATTTCAATTATGGATCAAACTATAAAGGACTGTATGGTATCACTAGTTGTTGATAACCAGTTAGAGTACGATTTAGATGATATTGAGACCAGATTTTACAAAGTAAGACCATATAATGTGGAAACCGTCAGAGGAATGCGAGAGCTTAATCCCAATGATCTTGATAAGTTGATCAGTTTGAAAGGTCTTGTCTTAAGAAGCACCCCAGTGATACCTGATATGAAAGTGGCTTTTTTCAAGTGCAACGTTTGTGACCATACCATGGCTGTTGAAATCGATAGAGGAGTTATTCAAGAGCCTGCAAGATGTGAAAGGGTGGACTGTAATGAACCTAATTCCATGTCTTTAGTGCACAATCGCTGCTCTTTCGCTGATAAACAAGTGATCAAACTACAGGAGACGCCAGATCTGGTGCCAGACGGTCAAACACCCCATTCAGTTTCTCTATGTGTGTACGACGAGTTAGTGGATTCGTGCCGTGCAGGTGATAGAATTGAAGTTACAGGGACATTCCGGTCGGTCCCTATCAGGGCCAATCCTAGACAACGAGTATTGAAGTCACTTTACAAGACATATGTTGACGTTGTTCATGTGAAGAAAGTCTCAAATAAACGATTGGACGTTGACACTTCTACAGTCGAACAAGAACTTATGCAAAACAAACTTAATCATACCgatattcaagaagttAGGAGGATAACAGAGCAGGACATcaccaaaatcaaagaagttgCGATGAGGGATGATCTTTATGAATTACTCGCACGTTCAATCGCCCCAAGTATATACGAATTGGACGATGTCAAAAAGGGAATACTGcttcaattgtttggtGGTGCTAACAAGAAATTTACCAAGGGTGGGAGATATAGAGGCGATATCAACATCTTATTATGTGGTGATCCTGCAACATCAAAATCCCAAATTTTACAATACGTCCATAAGATTGCTCCTCGTGGTGTTTACACTTCTGGTAAAGGTTCTTCTGCTGTTGGTTTGACAGCATATATCACTAGAGATGTTGATACCAAACAACTTGTACTGGAAAGTGGTGCCTTGGTTCTATCTGATGGTGGTGTTTGTTGtattgatgaattcgaCAAAATGAGTGACTCCACTAGATCTGTGTTGCACGAAGTCATGGAACAACAGACAATTTCGATTGCTAAAGCTGGTATCATCACAACTTTGAACGCTAGAGCATCCATCCTAGCCAGTGCAAATCCCATAGGATCTCGTTATAATCCCAACTTGCCCGTGACTGAAAATATTGACCTTCCACCGCCACTACTGTCGAGGTTCGATCTCGTTTATTTGGTtcttgataaagttgatgaaaaaacTGATAGGGAACTTGCCAAGCATTTAACCAGCCTCTACATTCAAGATAAACCGCAACACGTCGCTACTGATGATGTGTTAGCTGTCGAATTTTTGACTACTTACATCAATTACGCCAAGGATAATATTCATCCAGTCATCACCGAAGGCGCAAAGACAGAACTCGTGAGGGCATACGTTGGCATGCGCAAAATTGGTGATGATTCAAGGTCagatgaaaagagaatTACCGCCACTACGAGACAGTTAGAGAGTATGATTCGTCTGGCGGAAGCCCACGCCAAGATGAGACTTTCGCAAGAAGTAAAAGTTGAAGACGTACAGGAAGCCGTGAGGTTAATTAGATCAGCAATCAAGGACTATGCCACAGATCCCAAGACTGGTAAGATAGACATGAATCTGGTTCAAACTGGGAAATCGGTTATTCAACGAAAgctagaagaagatttggtGAGAGAAGTACTAAGGATCCTCTCAGATCACACTTCAGATTCCATGAGCTTCAACGAGCTGATCAAGCAGATCAATGAGCACTCGCAGGACAGAGTTGACTCCTCGGACATATCGGATGCGCTTTCACGACTacaacaagaagacaaaGTGATAGTTCTCGGAGAAGGTGTACGCAGATCTATTCGTCTCAACAGCCGCGTTTAG
- the RLF2 gene encoding Rlf2p (similar to Saccharomyces cerevisiae RLF2 (YPR018W); ancestral locus Anc_8.121): MNGEGQGIVSFFQEKPPMEQTILIDLEGSNKEVGSENAESQDDKTKKRELAARKREEIRKEKELKKLQREEEKRKRDLQREEEKRKRDLQREEEKRQRDLRKRQKEIERKEAKQQKEQEKREKEEEKQRKEQEKKIKEERAQSRIGNFFKKISDSGKQSNVKSDYEKYFLPFYAKDGVKLPQVDNCALEQRRKDIDESLQSHAFDDNLKDWLSSKSVKRSHPIAFTAVSLLQQMTAKEKEDQELQSLLKLIPQKYIKFYENVRPPYIGTYSKDVILPVDNPFSTEETDYNYDYDSDLEWINEEDEEGEQGGVDNLESGEDEDDEEDEEASEGEFDGFLDTEEGPDGVNGKRKFLGPLIPTVCLRSNVDSLDEDDRKYYEAVKVEILIEQQSFPIDPNAPIIRSQSISALKRLSEREQEAESASSSPSVSPEKKKARTLITEGIHLLKLFDEIHDSTFSLGTVTEIAQKNLPQYSKQTIKNTVKEYALRGSGKGDSGRKWAIRDMKHWEDLRSSIG, translated from the coding sequence ATGAATGGAGAAGGGCAGGGCATCGTATCGTTCTTCCAAGAGAAACCACCGATGGAGCAGACCATTTTGATCGATTTAGAAGGTTCCAATAAAGAGGTCGGATCGGAAAATGCAGAAAGCCAGGATGACAAGACTAAGAAACGGGAACTGGCTGCACGCAAGAGGGAAGAGATTAggaaggagaaggaattgaagaagctgcaaaGAGAAGAGGAGAAGCGCAAGCGAGATTTACaacgagaagaagagaaacGTAAGCGAGATTTACAAAGAGAAGAGGAGAAACGTCAACGAGATCTTCGTAAGCGACAAAAGGAGATCGAGAGGAAAGAGGCTAAACAGCAGAAGgagcaagagaagagggagaaagaggaagagaagcaACGAaaagagcaagagaagaagatcaaggaagagaGGGCACAGTCTCGAATTGggaattttttcaagaaaattaGCGATTCAGGTAAGCAATCGAACGTCAAATCTGACTACGAGAAATACTTTTTACCCTTTTACGCCAAGGATGGTGTCAAACTGCCACAAGTTGATAACTGTGCCTTGGAACAGAGGAGAAAGGATATCGATGAGTCGCTGCAATCTCATGCTtttgatgataatttaAAGGACTGGTTAAGTAGTAAATCGGTTAAGAGAAGTCATCCAATTGCCTTTACTGCAGTTTCGCTCCTGCAACAGATGACAGCAAAGGAAAAAGAGGATCAAGAGTTACAATCTTTGCTAAAGTTGATTCCACAGAAATATATCAAGTTTTATGAAAATGTAAGACCTCCTTACATCGGAACTTATTCAAAGGATGTGATTTTACCTGTTGATAATCCGTTTTCTACTGAGGAAACTGATTACAATTACGACTACGATTCTGATCTGGAGTGGAttaatgaagaagatgaggaggGTGAGCAAGGTGGAGTAGATAACTTAGAAAGTGGTGAAgacgaggatgatgaagaagatgaagaggcaAGTGAGGGCGAATTCGATGGATTTTTAGACACAGAGGAAGGACCAGATGGTGTAAATGGGAAAAGAAAATTCTTGGGGCCATTAATACCTACCGTGTGTCTCAGAAGTAACGTTGATTCTCTAGACGAAGATGATAGGAAATATTACGAAGCTGTCAAGGTCGAAATTTTGATAGAACAGCAATCGTTCCCAATAGATCCCAACGCTCCAATAATTCGGTCTCAATCAATAAGTGCTCTGAAGAGATTATCGGAACGTGAGCAGGAGGCTGAATCGGCTTCAAGCAGCCCATCTGTTTCTCcggaaaagaagaaggcaagGACTTTAATAACAGAAGGTATCCATCTCTTAAAACTCTTTGACGAGATTCACGATAGCACTTTTTCCCTGGGAACAGTCACAGAAATAGCACAGAAGAATCTTCCTCAATACAGCAAGCAGACGATAAAAAATACTGTGAAAGAATACGCTTTAAGAGGTTCAGGAAAAGGAGATTCGGGACGTAAATGGGCGATAAGAGACATGAAGCATTGGGAAGATCTCCGATCAAGCATAGGGTAG